The Vespula pensylvanica isolate Volc-1 chromosome 5, ASM1446617v1, whole genome shotgun sequence genome includes a window with the following:
- the LOC122629226 gene encoding G-protein coupled receptor Mth2-like: protein MHVRCTVRLLFTSFLFFVENIAAPIRPSTKWNGYHRIDLPKKCCIEGYLFNDELTCVKVIEDNNFSKEMETEVRAYGVSCEEDVAMWMEERGPNDSWTYATVDVPNDYCLEMMTNGTQVLARCPDLLKMNDNSSTANSIVSTTTTRTIYNERKTICDNKNRTKKLEAIFWGAKTYMLTNIAHMILCIVVVVTYLSVPELRKGVYNHAVLRHNISLLGLGSILTFLSYCQYPLDDNLTILLWLLLQYFTLATVFWLNVICFDMTLCITRFRWTVGLGANNERDKYRRLLLYGVFAWGGALLPTVVAGIFEYTPGIPKNFPLKPNYVRYCLGPNPTVNFYFFVIPLITLLCNNVLFLFTTYKIIRIQSSTKIATKNQSSVLTKKYFLFLRLYLLMGAPWFFGTLLACLNKLVILKICRLIQPILWLFMLLTRKNIRQKIADRFYCFV from the coding sequence ATGCACGTACGTTGTACGGTAAGGCTTTTGTTCACgagtttcctctttttcgttGAAAACATAGCAGCACCGATAAGACCATCAACGAAATGGAACGGTTATCATCGGATAGATCTGCCAAAGAAGTGTTGTATCGAGGGTTATCTCTTCAACGACGAGCTGACGTGCGTGAAGGTCATCgaggataataatttttcgaaggaaatGGAGACGGAAGTACGTGCTTATGGGGTCTCGTGCGAGGAGGACGTTGCAATGTGGATGGAAGAACGTGGACCGAACGATTCGTGGACTTACGCGACGGTCGACGTCCCAAACGACTACTGTCTGGAAATGATGACGAATGGGACGCAAGTGTTGGCCAGGTGTCCGGATTTATTAAAGATGAACGACAATTCGTCAACGGCcaattcgatcgtttcaacgacaacgacaaggACAATTTACAACGAGAGGAAGACGATatgcgataataaaaatcgtacgaaAAAATTAGAGGCTATATTTTGGGGTGCGAAAACGTACATGTTGACTAACATAGCTCACATGATACTCtgcatcgtcgtcgtagtaaCATATTTGTCGGTACCTGAACTTCGGAAAGGTGTCTACAATCATGCAGTTCTTCGACACAACATATCCTTGTTGGGATTGGGTTCTATACTAACGTTCTTGAGTTACTGTCAGTACCCCTTGGACGATAACCTGACCATCCTGCTCTGGCTTCTTCTACAATATTTCACCCTGGCGACGGTATTCTGGTTGAACGTGATCTGCTTCGACATGACCCTCTGTATCACAAGATTCCGTTGGACGGTCGGACTCGGTGCTAACaacgagagagacaaataCAGGAGATTGCTTCTATACGGTGTTTTCGCTTGGGGTGGTGCGCTTCTACCCACGGTCGTTGCCGGCATCTTCGAATACACACCAGGAATACCAAAGAACTTCCCGTTGAAGCCCAATTACGTTCGGTATTGCTTGGGCCCAAACCCAACGGTGaatttctacttcttcgttATACCTCTCATCACTCTACTCTGTAACAAcgtactctttcttttcacgacCTATAAAATCATACGGATACAAAGTAGTACCAAGATAGCGACGAAAAATCAAAGCAGCGTACTCACCAAGAAATATTTCCTATTTCTAAGGCTCTATCTCTTGATGGGTGCACCTTGGTTCTTCGGTACTCTCTTAGCTTGTCTCAACAAACTCGTCATATTAAAGATCTGTCGTCTCATCCAGCCCATACTATGGCTCTTCATGTTGTTAACACGGAAGAATATCCGACAAAAGATCGCCGACAGATTCTATTGCTTCGTCTGA
- the LOC122629229 gene encoding uncharacterized protein LOC122629229 yields the protein MEIETINRFVKVQGRHPFHSIDPPYHDRSYDIGSLSRKQCECLISRKLSRQRENEIYLKNHPEVKAFISILLRYLLRSLPEENVQQAVGAFFNRPRYEIVMDLKKYLRETGQPIPSTETFQGKYFKEETTTTTTTTTTTPRTTTTTTNDSSIFSNFEEESIQQDYMPHF from the exons atGGAGATAGAGACTATAAATCGATTCGTGAAAGTTCAAGGTCGACATCcctttcattcgatcgatccaCCGTACCATGATAGAAGTTACGATATTGGTTCACTATCGAGAAAGCAGTGTGAGTGCTTGATTAGTCGGAAATTATCAcgacaaagagagaacgagatttATTTGAAGAATCATCCTGAAGTAAAAGCTTTCATAAGTATCTTGCTCAG ATATCTATTGAGAAGCTTACCGGAGGAAAACGTTCAGCAGGCTGTCGGTGCGTTTTTTAATCGACCTCGTTACGAAATAGTGATGGATCTCAAGAAATATCTGCGAGAGACGGGTCAGCCTATACCCTCGACGGAAACTTTTCAAGGGAAATATTTCAAGgaagagacgacgacgacgacgacgacgacgacgactactcCGAGGacgacgactactactaccaaTGATAGTAGTATATTCTCGAACTTTGAGGAGGAATCCATTCAACAAGACTACATGCCACATTTCTAA